In Harmonia axyridis chromosome 6, icHarAxyr1.1, whole genome shotgun sequence, a single window of DNA contains:
- the LOC123683280 gene encoding nuclear protein localization protein 4 homolog: protein MSRDKNMLLRIQSPEGTKRVEIAASDTTLNLYEKVHDVFDLNSFAFALFKERNQKHEITSSKSSTLRYHGLRHGDMIYLVPINGALLFSTSSNNSNQSGEPVVPQTSSTSTSSTGRPSSAVGLSKALSNIQEDEVDVQLSKIDGKIKRKRDEKLCRHNSNAACVHCSPLEPFDENLMKEQNIKHLSFHSYIRKLTSGVDRGKFLALEDISCRIRNGCKDHPPWPKGICSKCQPSAITLNQQVYRHVDNLTFENTNLVEKFLYYWRTTGLQRVGILYGNYEIHADVPLGIRANVVAIYEPPQESTRDSVRLVQDQKEELVDRIAEALDLRRVGWIFTDLVPKDLQNGTVKHTRNIDSHFLSAQECIMAGFYQNAHPNPCKYSSSGYFGSKFVTVCVTGDKNNQVIMEGYQVSNQCMALVRDNCLLPTKDCPELGYVRESSDKQYVPDVYYKEKDSYGNEVSRIARPLPVEYLLVDVPASTPNTPQYSFNPDPTKEPFPVENRMIDTQLQDFNALSQYLSQFGQEQFFTAISDFHLLLYIAAMDMLPMHDCMGPLLEAIRTKNVELAEEWSRSEQWATVEQLIAASSPPPSRPGSVAAGGVSVGVGASPNGPKWTCSICTYLNRMDLAECEMCSSPRMMDL, encoded by the exons cTGTTGAGGATTCAATCTCCTGAAGGAACTAAAAGGGTAGAAATAGCTGCAAGTGACACTACGTTGAACTTGTACGAAAAAGTACATGATGTTTTCGACTTAAATAGTTTTGCTTTTGCTTTGTTCAAAGAACGTAACCAGAAACATGAAATTACCAGTAGTAAGAGCAGTACTCTTAGATATCACGGCCTTAGGCATGGAGATATGATCTATTTAGTTCCTATAAATGGAGCACTTTTATTTTCTACTAGTTCT AATAATAGCAACCAATCTGGGGAGCCAGTAGTACCTCAAACATCTTCTACCTCAACTTCCTCCACTGGTAGACCTAGTAGTGCAGTTGGTTTAAGCAAGGCTTTGAGCAACATACAAGAAGATGAGGTTGATGTTCAGTTGAGTAAAATAGATGGTAAAATAAAGAGGAAACGCGATGAAAAACTGTGCCGTCACAATAGTAATGCAGCTTGTGTTCATTGTTCACCTTTAGAGCCCTTCGATGAGAATTTAATGAAAGAGCAGAATATCAAGCACTTGTCCTTCCATTCGTACATTCGGAAACTGACCAGTGGAGTAGATAGAGGAAAATTTCTGGCCCTCGAAGATATCTCATGTCGAATTAGGAACGGCTGTAAGGATCACCCCCCATGGCCTAAGGGTATTTGTTCAAAGTGCCAGCCTAGCGCTATCACCTTAAACCAACAG GTGTACAGGcatgtggacaatttgactttTGAGAATACCAACCTGGTGGAGAAATTTTTGTATTACTGGAGAACCACTGGCCTTCAAAGGGTTGGTATTCTTTATGGAAATTACGAAATTCACGCAGATGTGCCTCTAG gtataaGAGCGAACGTTGTAGCGATATATGAGCCCCCACAGGAAAGCACCCGGGATTCCGTACGTTTGGTCCAGGATCAGAAGGAGGAGTTGGTCGATCGGATAGCCGAAGCGTTGGACCTCAGGAGAGTAGGATGGATCTTCACCGATCTGGTACCGAAAGACTTGCAGAACGGGACAGTCAAGCACACAAGGAACATCGACAGTCACTTTTTATCCGCTCAAGAGTGCATTATGGCCGGTTTCTATCAAAATGCACATCCGAATCCCTGCAAATATTCTTCCAGCGGGTATTTCGGCTCTAAGTTTGTGACTGTGTGCGTTACAG gtgataaaaataatcaagtgATAATGGAAGGATACCAGGTGTCTAATCAGTGTATGGCTCTGGTTCGTGATAATTGCCTTCTACCCACTAAAGATTGTCCAGAATTGGGTTACGTCAGAGAATCTTCGGATAAGCAATATGTACCAGACGTTTATTATAAG gAGAAGGATTCTTATGGCAACGAAGTGTCCAGGATAGCCAGACCTCTGCCTGTCGAATACCTTCTGGTGGACGTGCCTGCTTCTACTCCAAACACTCCGCAGTATAGTTTCAATCCAGATCCAACAAAAGAGCCTTTCCCCGTCGAAAATCGTATGATAGATACGCAGTTGCAAGATTTCAACGCCCTCTCTCAATATTTATCTCAG TTTGGACAGGAACAATTTTTCACTGCCATCAGCGATTTCCACCTACTCCTGTATATCGCAGCAATGGATATGTTACCCATGCATGACTGCATGGGGCCTCTTTTGGAGGCTATCAGGACAAAGAACGTCGAATTAGCCGAAGAGTGGTCTAGATCAGAGCAATGGGCTACGGTGGAACAATTGATAGCTGCTAGTTCTCCCCCACCCTCCAG GCCAGGTAGTGTAGCCGCTGGCGGCGTCTCAGTTGGCGTTGGAGCATCTCCGAATGGTCCAAAATGGACTTGTTCCATTTGTACCTATCTTAATAGAATGGACTTGGCTGAATGTGAGATGTGCAGCTCACCGCGTATGATGGATCTTTAA
- the LOC123683281 gene encoding uncharacterized protein LOC123683281 — translation MESPEIEELTLCGFCKKKFNDTDQSPKLLSCKHYFCLQCMRTNLSKSAKELYCVYCWKKTDLGELGPESLPTHNPVLCLTKNFSQLKLFSTNPTSGGSSEKTTKVISENCHTHAMPLALWCTTCASPVCRACATTSDHSNHQIKSQNDAKDQLITELQVDLSSMTKMLSEIQRLASQQREFLLKVLEACVTLKTHVEADLTNNVAHFEVTETRENLAKLRLNLSMADTLTDVHNLCANVNMEKQRFQMRYQDMYLQCQLDDLIRNSTVVLDYPLLKQAVGNIHNGEVALPGNSRLLTPPQQNPILFLANYCMSQLYSRHMMAKNAANNGLDYHNHNTLQPTPPVVNYVNQNPLHQHLVLPPPKGVYADNSVIIQNLVHSPQMRNPVNMCPLYYFNVDVNGQPLGRIVIEVRADVAPKMAKNFGLLTTGEAGMGYKGCQIFQCWEGESVITGDFELNNGRGGRSIFEDSYFLPDDTKLLAVRGTVGMRRTQKRHDNMGMVGSQFRIILQEMRGFTGIFGHVVEGLELVEKISTYGDTTGKPTKTILIAKCGKL, via the exons ATGGAATCGCCGGAAATAGAGGAACTGACGCTATGCGGCTTCTGCAAGAAGAAGTTCAACGACACCGACCAGAGCCCGAAGCTCCTCTCGTGCAAGCACTACTTCTGCCTGCAGTGCATGAGGACGAACCTCAGCAAGAGCGCCAAGGAACTGTACTGCGTGTACTGCTGGAAGAAGACGGACCTGGGCGAGCTGGGCCCCGAAAGCCTGCCCACCCACAATCCGGTCCTGTGCCTCACCAAGAACTTCTCGCAACTGAAGCTGTTCTCCACCAACCCGACCAGCGGCGGCAGCAGCGAGAAGACCACAAAG GTGATATCGGAGAACTGCCACACGCACGCGATGCCGCTGGCTCTGTGGTGCACGACATGCGCGTCGCCCGTGTGCAGGGCGTGCGCGACGACTAGCGACCATTCGAACCATCAGATCAAATCTCAGAACGACGCCAAAGACCAGCTCATCACCGAGCTACAAGTCGACCTGTCCTCGATGACCAAGATGCTCTCCGAAATACAGAG GCTGGCCTCACAGCAGCGCGAATTCCTGCTGAAGGTACTCGAGGCCTGCGTCACGCTCAAGACGCACGTAGAGGCCGACCTCACCAACAACGTGGCCCACTTCGAAGTTACCGAGACCAGGGAGAACCTGGCCAAGCTCAGACTGAACCTGTCGATGGCCGACACGCTCACCGACGTGCACAACCTCTGCGCCAACGTCAACATGGAGAAGCAGCGGTTCCAGATGCGCTACCAAGACATGTACCTACAATGCCAGCTCGACGACCTCATCCGAAACTCCACG GTGGTCCTCGACTACCCGCTGCTGAAGCAGGCGGTGGGGAACATCCACAACGGCGAGGTGGCGCTGCCCGGCAACTCGAGACTGCTGACACCGCCCCAGCAGAACCCGATCCTGTTCCTGGCCAACTACTGCATGTCGCAGCTCTACTCCAGGCACATGATGGCCAAGAACGCGGCGAACAACGGTCTCGACTACCACAACCACAACACGCTGCAACCGACGCCGCCGGTGGTCAACTACGTCAACCAGAACCCGTTGCACCAGCACCTGGTGCTGCCGCCGCCTAAGGGAGTGTACGCTGACAACAGCGTCATCATCCAGAACCTGGTGCACTCGCCGCAGATGCGCAACCCGGTGAACATGTGCCCCTTGTACTACTTCAACGTGGACGTGAACGGACAGCCTCTTGGGCGTATAGTTATAGAGGTTAGGGCTGACGTGGCGCCCAAGATGGCGAAGAACTTCGGGCTGCTGACGACAGGAGAGGCGGGCATGGGCTACAAGGGCTGCCAGATCTTTCAGTGTTGGGAAGGCGAAAGCGTCATCACCGGAGACTTCGAGCTCAACAACGGACGTGGCGGCAGGTCCATCTTCGAGGACTCCTACTTCCTGCCGGACGACACCAAACTGCTGGCAGTGAGAGGCACGGTTGGAATGAGACGCACCCAGAAGCGCCACGACAACATGGGCATGGTGGGATCGCAGTTCCGCATAATACTGCAGGAGATGCGGGGATTCACCGGTATATTCGGTCACGTGGTCGAGGGTTTAGAGCTAGTCGAGAAGATAAGTACGTACGGCGACACGACAGGTAAACCCACGAAGACCATTCTCATAGCCAAATGCGGGAAATTGTAA
- the LOC123682474 gene encoding uncharacterized protein F21D5.5, whose protein sequence is MSKKCYLQCLLNEAKRLIIPENETVVIGRNRFTGVEDIHLSRKHLECTAEFNPDKLMVKTVGKCYSGCNGYALMLNETYTLRNGDVLELRLGYHKFKVVFENSDVGIDGPPQKKPKFPIFNMQKRKSIASSSLSNISGKWESIDNNELLVFTPENCQSQPRIASFDIDGTIIKTKSGLRFPKDKDDWEFNIQLVPKTLKDLYEKQYKLVFFTNQSGVGNDSEKIRNFKYKIENILNALSIPVQVFIALGKGIYRKPVTGMWNFLSDLKNENVQIDIDKSFYVGDAAGREKDWAPKRKKDHSNADRLFALNIGIKFFTPEEYFLKSSSNPFKMPLFDPRNLKNVEYPNYTTKNHDIILMVGSQGSGKSHFCKTELIPKNYVHINRDMLKSWEKCVLMLEECIRKKKNAVIDNTNPDKASRKKYIDVAKKYNVQCRCFVMSISFEHCRHNNKFRGLTDKSHEVIGDMLLYSYRKNVEPPDLSEGFSEIVNIPFKANFESTNSETLYRMFLLES, encoded by the coding sequence ATGTCTAAAAAATGCTACCTCCAATGTCTTCTAAACGAAGCAAAAAGGTTAATCATACCAGAAAACGAAACGGTCGTAATAGGAAGGAACCGTTTTACTGGAGTTGAAGATATTCATTTATCCAGAAAACACCTGGAATGCACAGCTGAATTTAATCCTGACAAACTTATGGTGAAGACTGTTGGGAAATGCTACTCAGGGTGTAACGGTTATGCCCTGATGTTAAACGAAACTTACACTTTAAGAAATGGTGATGTGTTGGAATTGAGACTGGGCTACCACAAATTCAAAGTTGTGTTTGAAAACTCTGATGTAGGAATTGATGGGCCCCCTCAAAAGAAACCCAAATTCCCCATATTCAATATGCAAAAACGTAAATCAATAGCAAGTTCGAGTCTTTCAAACATTAGTGGTAAATGGGAATCAATAGATAATAATGAACTATTAGTTTTTACTCCAGAAAACTGTCAATCTCAACCTCGAATAGCATCTTTTGATATAGACGGAACAATTATAAAAACGAAATCAGGACTTAGGTTTCCTAAAGACAAAGATGACTGGGAATTTAATATTCAACTAGTGCCGAAAACCCTGAaagatttgtatgaaaaacagTATAAATTAGTCTTTTTCACTAACCAATCAGGTGTGGGCAATGATagtgaaaaaataagaaattttaaatacaaaattgagaatattttaaATGCTCTATCGATTCCAGTACAAGTCTTTATTGCTCTAGGCAAAGGTATATACCGTAAGCCTGTGACTGGTATGTGGAACTTTCTTTCCGACTTGAAAAATGAAAACGTTCAAATTGACATCGATAAGTCCTTTTACGTTGGTGATGCAGCTGGCAGAGAGAAAGATTGGGCCCCTAAGAGAAAGAAGGATCATTCCAATGCTGACAGACTCTTCGCATTGAACATAGGCATCAAATTCTTCACTCCTGAAGAATACTTTCTAAAATCTTCATCTAATCCTTTCAAAATGCCTCTCTTTGATCCTCGAAATCTCAAGAATGTcgaatatccaaattataccACTAAAAACCACGATATTATTCTGATGGTCGGCAGTCAAGGCTCTGGTAAAAGTCATTTTTGCAAAACCGAATTAATACCTAAAAATTACGTACACATCAATCGAGATATGCTCAAATCCTGGGAGAAATGTGTGTTGATGTTGGAGGAATGCATCAGAAAGAAAAAGAACGCAGTCATTGACAACACAAATCCAGACAAAGCTAGCAGAAAGAAGTACATCGATGTAGCTAAAAAGTACAATGTTCAGTGCAGATGTTTTGTAATGTCCATTTCGTTTGAGCATTGTAGACATAACAATAAATTCCGGGGACTCACAGATAAATCACACGAAGTTATTGGGGATATGCTCTTGTATTCttatagaaaaaatgttgaaccGCCCGATTTATCAGAGGGTTTTAGTGAGATTGTGAACATACCTTTCAAAGCTAATTTTGAATCGACTAACAGTGAAACATTGTACAGGATGTTCTTATTGGAATCCTGA
- the LOC123682475 gene encoding cytochrome c oxidase subunit 6A1, mitochondrial-like — protein sequence MSIFKILPILSRLNSSTPKLAYIKRKLHFSQSKYRQTSQDCCVYPPQPPSGGYKAYKFLFWIAAMPAIIGMSLYNYREYEHKKKCYQRPPFVKYSYLYKRDKNFPWGDGNHTFFHNKEKNALPEGYED from the exons ATGAGTATCTTCAAAATATTACCAATCTTATCGCGTTTAAATTCTAGTACGCCAAAGCTTGCGTACATAAAACGCAAGCTACATTTCTCTCAGTCCAAATATAGGCAAACAAGTCAAGATTGTTGCGTCTACCCCCCTCAACCACCAT cCGGTGGTTACAAGGCCTACAAATTCCTGTTCTGGATAGCAGCCATGCCGGCCATCATAGGTATGTCCCTATATAACTACAGGGAGTATGAACACAAGAAAAAATGCTACCAACGACCACCTTTTGTTAAATACAGCTATCTCTACAAACGTGACAAGAACTTTCCTTGGGGGGACGGAAACCATAcgttttttcataataaagaGAAGAACGCTCTTCCCGAAGGGTACGAAGATTGA